A DNA window from Pirellulales bacterium contains the following coding sequences:
- a CDS encoding FHA domain-containing protein, with the protein MASLFVIQGRDQGSRFPLEESIHSIGRTQTNTIRLHDTEVSRNHAELIRRGDSYVLRDTGSSNGTYVNGQMVAERALLTGDQIQVGSSLLLYTGFHDDAPEDLADLVDIVPLAGDHGGSRIVASLSQTGGSEWLMPDARGSSNPFISQARSNLQIMYRTALAVSHTLDIDQLLKRIMDLIFDWVDADRGCIMMKNLETGRLDPKVRRHRRGSQEEKITISKTILDYVQDRREGVLTSNARDDARWDPAQSIVNLGVREAICVPMQGRYDVVGVIYIDTTSTPQRVLANKSANQFTEEHLRLMIAIAHQAALAVEDTSYYKALVQAERLAAVGQAIASLSHHIKNILQGVRGGSYLIELGLNAHDRATTEEGEADDGDAVSAVDTIRKGWGIVERNQERISALVLDMLTFSKEREPEPQPANLNEVAADVVELMQSRAADLGVELIYQPDERMPQLMFDPEGLHRAVLNIVTNAIDACDEAESGRVSVSTRYDEPLAKAFVVVQDNGAGIAPDDVEAIFTAFVSRKGGRGTGLGLPVSRKIVEEHGGQIAVASTLGHGSCFTLELPATLVDDDAEIDPRLRATQSIPNEDEGE; encoded by the coding sequence GTGGCATCGTTGTTCGTCATCCAGGGCCGCGACCAAGGGTCGCGGTTCCCGTTGGAGGAGTCTATCCACTCGATTGGTCGGACTCAGACCAATACGATCCGCTTGCATGACACCGAGGTGTCGCGCAACCACGCCGAATTGATCCGCCGCGGCGATTCCTACGTCCTTCGCGACACTGGCAGCAGCAACGGCACGTACGTCAACGGCCAAATGGTCGCCGAGCGGGCCCTGCTGACGGGCGATCAGATCCAGGTCGGCAGTTCGCTGCTCCTCTACACCGGGTTCCACGACGATGCCCCCGAGGACTTGGCCGATCTGGTGGACATCGTGCCGCTGGCGGGCGACCACGGCGGCTCGCGGATCGTCGCCTCGCTGAGCCAGACCGGCGGCAGCGAGTGGCTGATGCCCGACGCTCGCGGGTCGTCGAACCCGTTCATTTCGCAGGCCCGCAGCAACCTGCAAATCATGTATCGCACGGCGCTGGCCGTGAGCCACACGCTCGACATCGACCAGTTGCTCAAGCGGATCATGGACCTGATCTTCGACTGGGTCGACGCCGACCGCGGCTGCATCATGATGAAGAATCTCGAGACGGGCCGCCTCGATCCGAAAGTGCGCCGCCATCGACGCGGTTCGCAGGAAGAAAAGATCACGATCAGCAAGACGATCCTCGACTACGTGCAGGACCGTCGCGAGGGGGTCCTCACCAGCAACGCCCGCGACGACGCCCGCTGGGATCCGGCCCAAAGCATCGTCAATCTCGGCGTTCGCGAAGCGATTTGCGTGCCGATGCAGGGTCGCTACGACGTGGTGGGCGTGATCTACATCGACACGACCTCGACCCCCCAACGGGTTCTCGCCAACAAGTCGGCCAACCAGTTCACCGAGGAGCACCTGCGGTTGATGATCGCCATCGCCCATCAGGCGGCGCTGGCGGTCGAGGACACCTCCTACTACAAGGCCCTTGTCCAGGCGGAACGACTGGCGGCGGTGGGACAGGCGATCGCGTCGCTGTCGCACCATATCAAGAACATCCTGCAAGGGGTCCGCGGCGGCAGCTACCTCATCGAATTGGGCCTCAACGCCCACGACCGAGCGACGACCGAGGAGGGCGAAGCCGACGACGGCGACGCGGTGAGCGCCGTCGACACGATCCGCAAGGGCTGGGGGATCGTCGAACGCAATCAAGAGCGGATCTCCGCGCTGGTGCTCGACATGCTCACGTTCAGCAAAGAGCGCGAGCCCGAGCCGCAGCCGGCGAATCTCAACGAGGTCGCGGCCGACGTCGTCGAGCTAATGCAATCGCGCGCCGCCGACTTGGGGGTGGAACTGATCTATCAGCCGGACGAGCGAATGCCGCAGCTCATGTTCGACCCCGAGGGGCTTCACCGGGCGGTGCTCAACATCGTCACCAACGCGATCGACGCGTGCGACGAAGCCGAGTCGGGCCGGGTCTCGGTCTCGACCCGGTACGACGAACCGCTCGCAAAGGCGTTCGTCGTGGTCCAAGACAACGGCGCCGGGATCGCCCCCGACGACGTCGAGGCGATCTTCACCGCCTTCGTCTCGCGCAAGGGAGGCCGCGGCACGGGACTCGGCCTGCCGGTGTCGCGCAAAATCGTCGAAGAGCACGGCGGCCAGATCGCCGTCGCCAGCACGCTGGGCCACGGCAGTTGTTTCACCCTGGAACTCCCTGCCACTCTGGTCGACGACGACGCGGAAATCGACCCGCGCCTCCGCGCGACTCAGTCGATCCCGAACGAAGACGAGGGGGAGTAA
- a CDS encoding OmpH family outer membrane protein yields MKKLLVSAVACTVALTGASFSQAQNPHGANAAKYGIAVVDVTYIFKEYPKFKGIMDGMKKEMEGAEAQLKADRDRIQQMEERRDTLQPSSDEFKKLDENLARQKADFNIKAGTIRRDFMEREAEVYMQTYREVANAVRVYATSNNIGLVIRYNGDDVAATENRQDVLRAINQPIVYQNSIDITPDVIGLLSRGAVPAGGPTAQAPGARTVR; encoded by the coding sequence GTGAAAAAGCTGCTCGTATCGGCCGTCGCCTGCACCGTCGCCCTCACCGGGGCGAGCTTCTCTCAGGCCCAGAACCCCCACGGCGCCAACGCCGCCAAGTACGGCATCGCGGTGGTCGACGTCACTTACATCTTCAAAGAGTATCCCAAGTTCAAAGGGATCATGGACGGGATGAAGAAGGAGATGGAGGGCGCCGAGGCCCAACTCAAGGCCGATCGCGACCGGATTCAGCAAATGGAAGAGCGTCGCGACACGCTGCAGCCCAGCAGCGACGAGTTCAAGAAGCTCGACGAAAACCTGGCCCGGCAGAAGGCCGACTTCAACATCAAGGCGGGTACGATCCGCCGCGACTTCATGGAGCGCGAGGCCGAGGTCTACATGCAGACCTACCGCGAGGTGGCCAACGCCGTCCGCGTCTACGCCACGAGCAACAACATCGGCCTTGTGATCCGCTACAACGGCGACGATGTCGCTGCGACCGAGAATCGCCAGGACGTCCTGCGTGCGATCAACCAGCCGATCGTGTATCAGAACAGCATCGACATCACGCCCGACGTGATCGGCCTGCTGAGCCGCGGCGCCGTCCCGGCGGGCGGTCCGACCGCTCAGGCGCCTGGCGCCCGGACTGTTCGCTAG
- the lpxA gene encoding acyl-ACP--UDP-N-acetylglucosamine O-acyltransferase, producing the protein MATSIAANAWVDPRAELDEGVEIGPFSMVGPEVRIGAGTRLVGHVTLMGQVELGRDNILYPHAVIGGEPQDLSCQGAEARVVLGDGNVVREGVTINRGSEKDAGVTRIGNRNFLMANCHVAHDCQIGDHVTIANGTLLAGHVHIHDHASISGGVGVHHFVTVGSYSFIGALSRALHDIPPFMLCEGLPARPRCINIVALRRENFSREVIDKLAAAHKLLYRSKVGLGHALEIMRTKGMLCPEVESLLAFISGQQEGKHGRGRELRRAA; encoded by the coding sequence ATGGCCACGAGCATTGCCGCGAACGCGTGGGTCGACCCGCGCGCCGAGCTGGACGAGGGGGTCGAGATCGGACCGTTCTCGATGGTCGGCCCGGAGGTGCGAATCGGGGCCGGCACGCGCCTGGTGGGGCATGTGACCCTCATGGGCCAAGTCGAACTGGGCCGCGACAACATTCTCTACCCCCACGCCGTGATCGGCGGCGAGCCGCAAGACCTCTCGTGTCAAGGCGCCGAAGCCCGAGTCGTCCTCGGCGACGGCAACGTCGTCCGTGAAGGGGTCACGATCAATCGCGGCAGCGAAAAAGACGCCGGGGTCACGCGGATCGGCAATCGCAACTTCCTGATGGCCAACTGCCACGTCGCCCACGACTGCCAGATCGGCGACCATGTGACGATCGCCAACGGCACGCTGCTGGCCGGGCACGTACACATCCACGACCATGCGTCGATCTCCGGCGGGGTCGGGGTGCATCACTTCGTCACCGTCGGCAGCTACAGCTTCATCGGCGCATTGAGCCGTGCGCTCCACGACATCCCGCCGTTCATGCTGTGCGAAGGGCTGCCGGCCCGGCCGCGCTGCATCAACATCGTTGCGCTGCGACGCGAGAACTTCTCGCGCGAGGTGATCGACAAGCTCGCCGCGGCTCACAAGCTGCTGTATCGCTCGAAGGTCGGGCTGGGGCACGCGCTGGAAATCATGCGTACCAAGGGCATGCTCTGCCCCGAGGTTGAAAGCCTGCTGGCGTTCATTTCGGGTCAGCAGGAAGGCAAGCACGGCCGCGGCCGGGAATTGAGGAGGGCGGCGTGA
- the lpxC gene encoding UDP-3-O-[3-hydroxymyristoyl] N-acetylglucosamine deacetylase: MQQTLACPAVVYGFGYWSGADVRLEFRPAPVDSGIVFVRPDLGGHARIAVRPEHRVDVPRRTNLRQNGAEAAMVEHVLATLAGLQIDNCEVWVDQAEMPGCDGSAAGFAEAILGSGIVAQNKPARKFEVVRPVRIEHGNCWIEASPNRQGRLCIEYRLDYPHDLAIGRQTASIHVTPESFFRELAPCRTFLRIREAEELRAQGLGLRVTPRDLLLFDDERPVQNKLRFPNECARHKALDVLGDLALMGRRIVGNFVAYRSGHRLNAELAARLLQTESVRHRAIA; this comes from the coding sequence CTGCAACAAACGCTCGCCTGCCCCGCGGTCGTCTACGGGTTCGGGTACTGGTCGGGAGCCGACGTGCGGCTCGAATTCCGACCCGCCCCGGTCGACAGCGGGATTGTCTTCGTCCGGCCAGACTTGGGAGGACACGCGCGAATCGCGGTTCGCCCCGAGCACCGCGTCGACGTTCCCCGCCGCACCAACCTGCGGCAGAACGGCGCCGAGGCGGCCATGGTCGAGCACGTGCTTGCCACGCTGGCCGGGCTGCAGATCGACAACTGCGAGGTGTGGGTCGACCAAGCCGAGATGCCGGGCTGCGACGGTTCGGCTGCGGGGTTCGCCGAGGCGATTCTCGGCTCGGGAATCGTCGCCCAGAACAAACCGGCCCGCAAGTTCGAGGTGGTGCGCCCCGTGCGGATCGAACACGGCAATTGCTGGATCGAAGCGAGTCCCAATCGTCAGGGACGGCTCTGCATCGAGTATCGACTCGATTATCCGCACGATCTGGCGATCGGCCGGCAGACGGCCTCGATCCACGTGACTCCCGAATCGTTCTTCCGCGAACTGGCTCCCTGCCGAACTTTTTTGCGGATCCGAGAAGCGGAAGAATTGCGGGCACAGGGGCTGGGGCTGCGGGTCACGCCCCGCGACCTGTTGCTGTTCGACGACGAGCGGCCGGTGCAAAACAAACTGCGATTTCCCAACGAGTGCGCGCGGCACAAGGCGCTCGACGTGCTGGGCGACTTGGCGCTCATGGGGCGGCGGATCGTCGGAAACTTCGTGGCCTATCGCAGCGGGCACCGGCTCAACGCGGAGCTGGCGGCCCGACTGCTGCAAACCGAGAGCGTCCGACACCGGGCGATCGCGTGA
- a CDS encoding Gfo/Idh/MocA family oxidoreductase: protein MKRVRLAVVGAGHLGKIHARLAAGMSDVELVAVVDAAEAARNAAAAETGARPVADLVDLVGEIDAAVVATPTFTHCDVAGQLIAAGIHVLVEKPLAPTAEEAERLVQLARRAHVVLQTGHVERFNPAWEAVRPLLAEPKYIEARRQSTYTFRSTDVGAVLDLMIHDIDLALSIARSPVVHVDAVGISVLGGHEDMVSARLHFECGAVANLTASRTSYAPAREMHVVTPRASVAIDFATRQATIVEPREEILRRGLDVESLPGEAKTAMRERLFDDWLVKRTIEVPAANAIENELRDFAAAIRSGTAPRVTGAAGRDAVVVASRILESVAAHNWDGREGRRTGPLAAPYLPAAPAAIPQPAGDDTVVWRKAG, encoded by the coding sequence GTGAAACGCGTTCGTTTGGCCGTCGTCGGCGCCGGGCACTTGGGGAAGATTCACGCCCGCCTCGCGGCCGGCATGTCCGACGTCGAACTGGTCGCCGTCGTCGACGCGGCAGAAGCGGCCCGCAACGCCGCCGCCGCGGAAACGGGCGCTCGCCCCGTGGCCGACCTCGTCGACCTCGTCGGCGAGATCGACGCCGCGGTCGTCGCGACTCCGACGTTCACTCATTGCGACGTTGCCGGCCAACTGATCGCCGCCGGCATCCATGTCCTGGTCGAGAAGCCGCTCGCACCGACGGCCGAGGAGGCGGAGCGGCTGGTCCAACTCGCTCGCCGCGCTCACGTGGTGCTGCAAACCGGGCACGTCGAACGCTTCAATCCCGCGTGGGAAGCCGTCCGCCCGCTGCTGGCCGAGCCGAAGTACATCGAGGCCCGCCGGCAGAGCACTTACACGTTCCGCTCGACCGACGTCGGGGCGGTGCTCGATCTCATGATCCACGACATCGACTTGGCCCTGTCGATCGCCCGATCGCCGGTCGTGCACGTCGACGCCGTCGGAATCTCGGTCCTTGGCGGCCACGAGGACATGGTCAGCGCCCGCTTGCACTTCGAGTGCGGAGCCGTGGCCAATCTCACCGCCTCGCGCACCAGTTACGCCCCCGCACGCGAAATGCACGTCGTCACGCCGCGGGCGAGCGTCGCGATCGACTTTGCGACGCGGCAAGCGACGATCGTCGAGCCGCGAGAGGAGATCCTGCGCCGCGGCCTCGACGTCGAGTCGCTCCCCGGCGAGGCGAAGACCGCGATGCGCGAGCGGTTGTTCGACGACTGGCTCGTCAAACGCACGATCGAGGTCCCTGCGGCCAACGCAATCGAAAACGAACTGCGAGATTTCGCTGCGGCAATCCGCAGCGGGACGGCCCCCCGCGTCACCGGCGCCGCGGGGCGCGACGCGGTCGTCGTCGCCAGCCGGATCCTTGAAAGCGTCGCCGCCCACAACTGGGACGGCCGCGAAGGGCGCCGCACCGGCCCGCTGGCCGCGCCTTATCTTCCCGCCGCACCGGCAGCCATCCCGCAGCCCGCCGGCGACGACACGGTCGTCTGGCGCAAGGCGGGCTAA